The proteins below are encoded in one region of Chitinophagales bacterium:
- a CDS encoding NTP transferase domain-containing protein: MQAIIPVAGAGTRLRPLTYTQPKVLISVAGKPILSFIIESLKENGVTRFIFVIGYLGEKIKDFVVENYPEIDAHFVTQETPEGMGHALFCAREIVNINEPLIIQLGDTITDADVSELVHGETSTLCIKKVEDPRSFGVAELGTDGTIKNVVEKPSIPKSNMALVGLYFIYETKQLFEALAYNVEHNIRTNNEFHLTDALRTMITNGVVFNSYKVEQWFDLGKKEILLETNTILLRKLGDLAVRKGATQNSIIIPPVSIGEGAQIVNSIVGPNVTIGDHSAVQFSIIRDSIVGSYTKLENITLVNSLIGSDAGIKGFSQSLNIGDNTEIDLSNS, from the coding sequence ATGCAAGCAATTATTCCGGTAGCCGGAGCAGGCACACGCCTTCGTCCGCTCACTTATACCCAGCCCAAGGTGCTTATTTCTGTTGCCGGAAAACCAATTCTTTCTTTCATAATAGAAAGCCTAAAAGAAAACGGTGTTACGCGTTTTATATTTGTAATTGGCTATTTGGGCGAAAAAATAAAAGACTTTGTAGTAGAAAACTATCCTGAAATCGATGCTCATTTTGTAACGCAAGAAACGCCCGAAGGAATGGGGCACGCACTCTTTTGCGCAAGAGAAATAGTAAACATCAATGAACCGCTTATTATTCAATTAGGCGATACCATTACTGATGCCGATGTGAGCGAGTTGGTACATGGCGAAACTTCAACCCTTTGTATAAAAAAAGTAGAAGATCCGCGTTCTTTTGGCGTAGCAGAGTTAGGAACCGATGGTACCATAAAGAATGTGGTAGAAAAGCCATCTATTCCCAAATCTAATATGGCATTGGTTGGTTTGTATTTTATATACGAAACCAAGCAGTTGTTTGAAGCATTGGCATATAATGTTGAACATAATATTCGTACCAACAACGAGTTTCATCTCACAGATGCACTGCGTACCATGATTACCAACGGAGTAGTATTTAATAGCTATAAAGTAGAGCAGTGGTTCGATTTAGGTAAAAAAGAAATTCTGTTAGAAACCAACACCATCTTATTGCGAAAATTGGGCGATTTGGCAGTGCGCAAAGGCGCTACTCAAAACTCAATTATTATACCTCCGGTGAGTATAGGCGAAGGTGCACAAATTGTGAATTCTATTGTAGGTCCCAATGTTACTATTGGCGATCACAGCGCAGTACAGTTTTCTATTATTCGCGATTCTATTGTGGGCAGCTATACCAAACTCGAAAATATAACCTTGGTAAATTCACTCATTGGCTCCGATGCGGGCATCAAGGGATTCTCACAGAGTTTAAATATTGGCGACAATACCGAAATAGATTTAAGCAATAGCTAA
- a CDS encoding glycosyltransferase family 2 protein codes for MVKTANAEIFIVVPSFNEAAQLRNTLLPLVEQGYSIVVVDDFSTDNTVATIQDLPIYYLRHPVNLGQGAAIQTGTSFSIQKGASFIVHFDADGQHNYKEIPLLLSKLQANEADVALGSRFKRKEDIAAIPTMRRVVLRVAIMVNGVITGLWLSDAHNGFRAFTRAAAAKIKITENRMAHATEILSLIKAQKLRVVEVPVHIEYTDYSKLKGQSSANSINILIDLILNKLF; via the coding sequence ATGGTTAAAACTGCAAACGCAGAAATATTTATTGTAGTTCCTTCGTTTAACGAAGCCGCACAGTTGCGCAACACCTTGCTACCATTGGTAGAGCAAGGTTATTCTATTGTAGTTGTAGATGATTTTTCTACCGATAATACGGTAGCAACCATTCAAGATCTTCCTATATATTATTTGCGCCATCCTGTTAATTTGGGGCAAGGCGCTGCCATACAAACAGGCACCAGTTTCAGCATACAGAAAGGCGCATCTTTTATTGTGCATTTCGATGCCGATGGGCAACACAATTACAAAGAAATTCCGCTATTGCTAAGCAAACTGCAGGCAAATGAGGCCGATGTGGCGCTGGGTTCGCGTTTTAAGCGTAAAGAAGATATTGCCGCAATACCAACCATGCGCAGAGTCGTTTTGCGTGTTGCAATTATGGTAAATGGTGTTATTACAGGATTATGGTTAAGCGATGCACATAATGGATTTCGTGCATTTACAAGAGCAGCAGCTGCCAAAATTAAAATCACCGAAAACAGAATGGCACATGCTACCGAAATTCTTTCATTGATAAAAGCTCAAAAGCTACGTGTAGTAGAAGTTCCGGTGCATATAGAATATACCGATTATAGCAAACTGAAAGGGCAAAGCAGTGCCAATTCAATCAATATTCTAATTGATTTAATACTGAATAAATTGTTTTGA